The proteins below are encoded in one region of Oryzias melastigma strain HK-1 linkage group LG7, ASM292280v2, whole genome shotgun sequence:
- the chdh gene encoding choline dehydrogenase, mitochondrial, whose protein sequence is MPSLATVAQRGAQRFSGITSGRTLKNGGCFFTCSPKHHLIPNIRQGQTFSGSPLKHYRCFSASSPDQNQKTPSFSYVVVGAGSAGCVLTNRLTEDAHESVLLLEAGPKDLFLGSLRLSWKIHMPAALTYNLCDDKYNWYYHTLPQAHMNNRALYWPRGRVWGGSSSLNAMVYIRGHAEDYNRWQREGAAGWDYQHCLPYFRKAQCHELGENRYRGGSGPLHVSRGKTNHPLHKAFIEAGQQAGYPFTDDMNGYQQEGLGWMDMTIYKGKRWSTASAYLRPVLSRPNLKTEVRCVATRILFDGGRAVGVEYMQDGQKKKVFAEKEVILSGGAINSPQLLMLSGVGNADDLKELGIPVVQHLPGVGSNLQDHLELYVQQQCTQPITLYKAQKPFHMVKIGLEWLSLFTGYGATAHLESGGFIRSRPNVTHPDIQFHFLPSQVIDHGRVASKIEAYQVHVGPMRSTSIGWMKLKSTNPLDHPILQPNYLSTDIDVWEFRQCVKLSREIFAQKAFDPFRGPEVQPGPQIQSDDDIDAFVRQKADSAYHPSCTCKMGSPSDPMAVVGADTRVLGLERLRVVDASIMPSIVSGNLNAPTIMIAEKAADIIRGRPPLADPGVPVYQPPTLETQR, encoded by the exons ATGCCTTCTCTGGCCACAGTTGCTCAAAGAGGAGCTCAAAGGTTTTCTGGAATCACTTCGGGGAGAACTTTGAAGAATGGCGGCTGCTTCTTTACCTGTTCACCCAAACATCACCTCATCCCCAACATCAGACAAGGACAGACATTTTCTGGTTCTCCCTTGAAGCATTATAGGTGCTTCTCGGCCTCATCCCCTGACCAGAATCAAAAAACGCCATCCTTCAGCTATGTGGTTGTGGGGGCGGGGTCAGCAGGATGTGTTCTCACCAACCGCCTTACAGAAGACGCCCATGAGtctgtgctgctgctggaaGCCGGACCTAAAGATCTGTTTCTTGGGAGCTTAAGGCTTTCATGGAAGATCCACATGCCAGCTGCTCTGACCTACAACCTCTGTGATGACAA GTATAACTGGTACTACCATACTTTACCTCAGGCCCACATGAACAACAGGGCCTTGTACTGGCCGAGGGGGCGTGTGTGGGGAGGGTCCTCCTCACTTAATGCCATGGTTTACATTCGTGGACACGCTGAAGACTACAACCGCTGGCAGAGGGAAGGTGCAGCGGGCTGGGATTACCAGCACTGTTTGCCTTACTTTAGGAAAGCTCAGTGTCACGAGCTCGGAGAAAACAG GTACAGAGGGGGCAGTGGACCTCTCCATGTGTCTAGAGGAAAGACCAACCACCCCCTTCACaaagcttttattgaggcgGGGCAGCAGGCCGGATACCCGTTCACCGACGACATGAACGGATACCAGCAGGAAGGCCTGGGGTGGATGGACATGACCATTTACAAAG GGAAGAGATGGAGTACGGCCAGCGCCTACCTCAGGCCCGTCCTGAGCCGACCCAACCTAAAGACGGAGGTTCGCTGCGTGGCCACCAGGATCCTGTTTGATGGTGGTCGTGCTGTTGGGGTGGAATACATGCAAGATGGACAAAAGAAGAAA GTGTTTGCAGAAAAAGAGGTGATACTGAGCGGAGGAGCCATCAACTCCCCTCAGCTCCTCATGCTGTCTGGGGTGGGAAATGCAGATGACTTGAAGGAACTTGGCATCCCTGTTGTTCAGCACTTGCCAG GTGTTGGTAGTAACCTGCAGGATCATTTGGAGCTATATGTCCAGCAGCAGTGCACTCAACCCATCACGTTGTACAAGGCGCAGAAACCGTTCCACATGGTTAAGATCGGCCTTGAGTGGCTCAGCCTGTTTACCG GTTACGGAGCAACCGCACATTTGGAGAGCGGGGGATTTATACGCAGTCGACCGAACGTAACACACCCTGACATCCAGTTTCACTTTCTTCCTTCCCAAGTAATTGACCATGGACGAGTTGCATCGAAGATTGAGGCCTATCAG GTGCATGTTGGACCTATGAGGAGCACCAGTATTGGGTGGATGAAGCTGAAGAGCACCAACCCTCTGGATCACCCAATTCTACAGCCAAACTATCTTTCCACAG ACATCGATGTGTGGGAGTTCAGGCAGTGTGTCAAACTGTCCAGAGAGATCTTTGCTCAGAAGGCATTTGATCCGTTCCGCGGCCCTGAAGTACAGCCCGGCCCGCAGATCCAGTCTGATGACGATATTGACGCTTTTGTCCGCCAAAAGGCAGACAGCGCCTACCACCCATCCTGCACCTGTAAGATGGGTTCCCCGTCAGacccgatggcggtcgttggcGCAGACACGCGAGTTTTGGGCCTGGAACGCCTTCGAGTGGTCGACGCTTCCATCATGCCCAGCATCGTCAGCGGAAACCTAAACGCCCCGACCATTATGATCGCTGAGAAGGCTGCAGATATCATCAGAGGTCGCCCTCCTCTTGCAGACCCAGGAGTTCCTGTGTACCAACCACCAACGTTAGAAACACAGAGATAA